In Leptotrichia buccalis C-1013-b, the genomic window ATGAAAGGGAAATTGAGAGAACTATTGATGACACAATAAATCAAATAGATAGACAAAATAGTAATCCTGGAAATTCTCAGCAACAAGGTGGCGAACGACGGAATAATGATGATACATCAACTTCTCCACCAGGCGACAGCAATGCTGATGACGATGAGTAAGACTTATTATTTACAATGACAAAAAAATTAGAAAGGAGATGGGAGTTATTTTGAATGTTATTTTGAAATTTCTCCCAAATATTTTATCAAAGGAAAAGTTATTAGAAAAATAAAAGGATTTTACTATGTTTTAGACGAAAATTCAAAAAATTTGAATGAAGAAAATATTTATGAATGTAAGTTACGTGGAACATTAAAAGTAAAAAATGATAAAATGAACTGTATTATCGGGGATATTGTAGAATTTGACGAAAAGGAAAAAGTTATTGAAAAAATTGAAAAAAGAAAAAACTTTTTATATCGTCCACTAATTGCAAATATTGATTTTATTGGTATTCTATTTGCAATAAAAAGTCCAAATTTTGATTTTACAAATTTTCAGAAAATGCTGTTAAACGCAAATTCTCAAAATATTCCAGCTGTACTCATATTATCTAAAATTGACTTAGTTTCAAAAGAAGAACTGGAGGAATTCTTTAATAAATTTAAACAAATTTTTAAAGAAACAATTTCTATTTTCCCAATTTCAACTGAAACGAATACTGGAATTACCGAATTACAGCAATATATAAATAAAAAATCAGTTGTAATTTCAGGACCATCGGGAGCTGGAAAATCCACGCTTATAAACACTCTAATTGGCGAAGAAGTACTAGCTACAAATGATGTCAGCCAGAAAACCAAAAAAGGGCGGCATACAACAATAGAAAGCCGATTTTTTATGTCAGCACCGCATTCATATATAATAGACACTCCAGGATTTTCAACATTGGACTTTCCAAAACTGGAAGAAAAAAAAGAACTGGAAAAATTATTTCCAGAATTTCTAGAATTTATCCCTAACTGCAAATTTCGAAACTGTATTCATGTAAATGAGCCAAACTGTGCAATAAAAGAAAATGTGGAAAATAGTAATATTTCGCAAGAACGATATGATTTTTATCTATATTCATTACAAAATATAAGATTTAATAAATAATTTAAAAATAAAAAATGGAAAGAGTTGATTTTTATGATTAAAGAAAAAAGGACAATAATCGCACCTTCACTGCTTACTGCAGATTTTAGCAAATTAAAAGAAGAAATTACGGAAGTGGAAAAACTAGGAGCAGAATATCTACATTTGGATGTTATGGATGGAAATTTTGTACCAAATATCAGCTTTGGAGCTCCTGTTATTTCATCTTTACGAAAACATAGCAACCTTGTATTTGATGTTCATCTGATGGTAAACGAACCAGATTACTTAATAGAAGGTTTTGCACAATTTTCAGACATAATCACAGTTCATGCTGAAGCTACAAAACACTTAAACAGAACAATCCAGCTAATAAAATCTTTTGGAAAAAAAGTAGGAGTTGCATTAAATCCTTCTACTCCACTGGATGTTATAAAATATGATCTGGATAACATTGATATGGTGTTAATTATGACAGTAAATCCAGGATTTGGCGGACAGAAGTTCATTCCTGAAATGCTTCAAAAAATAAAAGACTTGAGAAAAATTAATGAAAATATTGATATTGAAGTGGATGGCGGAATCAATGCTGAAACTGCAAAACTGGTAAAAGAAGCTGGAGCAAATGTGCTAGTTGCAGGTTCATATATTTTTAGCGGAAATTATAAAGAAAAAATCGAATCTTTAAAATAATAATTTAAAAAAATAAATAAAGTTATGAAAAAGTCAGAAAGAAAGTAAGAAAGGAACAATTAAAATGTATGAAAAAATAGAAACTCTATTAGACAAATTTTACAAAACATATTATAAAATTGAAGAAATAAATTTAAATCAGGTAATTAAATGCTTGACTACATCTGAACTTCATGTTATTGAAGCGATTGGGGAAAATGAAATCACAATGAATGAACTGTCTGACAAACTAGGCATTACAATGGGAACAGCCTCAGTCGCCGTAAACAAATTAACCGATAAGCAATTTCTGAAGCGTTCCCGGTCGGACGTTGACAGGCGTAAAGTTTTTGTAAAACTGACTTCAAAAGGAAAAGTTGCATTAAACTATCATGGAGATTTTCACTCAAATATTCTTGAAAAAATTACAGATGACATTCCATCAAAAAAATTAGAAACATTTATCGAAGTTTTTGAAACTATTGTAAAAAATTTGGATAAAGTTAAAAAGGATATTCAGCCTGAATCAATATTAAATTTTGAAAAAGATGATTTGGTACAGGTTTCTTCAATAAAAGGAAGCGTAGCAATCAGAAAATACTTAAATGAAAAAGGCGTTATGATAAAATCTCTTATAAAAATTCTGAATATTGATAAATATTTGATAACTTTGCTTGTGGATGGGGATGAGAAGATACTAAATATTGAAGATGCAGAAAATATTATGGTTAGAAAAAATGCTCTTTAAGAAAGTCCACTATTACAAAATCATTGAATAAGATAATAATAAAACAACATAAGAACAATGACAATTAAATACAGTAACTGTGATAAATTTTTTGATTTTTTATTGACAATTTTATAAAAATAGAGTAGAATTAATTATATCAAACCCCCTGCAGTATTTTAAATAATACAAGGTTAGCATACCTACGCAGGGCTTTTTTTTAGGAGAATTTAAGAAAATGATGGCAAGAGATGAATTTCTGACTTTTAGAGAACAAGTAAAACTCTTTAAAGATAGAGGAATGATTATTACTGATGAAGAAAAAGCTGAAAAAATATTGCAATTTATAAATTACTATAAACTAAAAGAATGCTCGTTACCTTATTTTAAAAATGGACAATACACACAAGACATTACTTTTGATGAAATATTAACTAGATTTTATGAAAATAAAAATTTAAGAATCAATTTATTAAGATTAACCGAAAAAGTCGAAATTTCATTAAAAACTAAATTTTCTTATTTAATAGGTGAAAAATTTGGAGCTTATGGATACCTAGATTTCTATAAGTGGGTAGATAAAACAGAATATTGTAGACATTTCCGAGCATTTAAAGAAAAAGATTTTAAAAAAAGAATAGATAGAAGTTTAGGAAATAGTAAAAATGAATTACTTGAAACATACAAACAAAATCACAATAAAATACCAATATGGCTAGTAACAGATATTTTGACATTTGGGGAAATATTAGATTTATATAAATTGTTATATAAAAAATATCAGAATAAAATAGCTAAAGAGCATAATTTATCTGGAATTATATATTTATCTTGGTTGGAAAATATCAATTTAATTAGAAACTTGTCAGCTCATAATTCAAATATTGTAGATATAAAATTTTCCACAAAACCCAAAATATTAGATAAATTTAAAAACAAATTATATTTTGTTAATAGTAAAATATCCAATAGAATAGGAGTGTCAATTTTAATATTAGAA contains:
- the rpe gene encoding ribulose-phosphate 3-epimerase, which gives rise to MIKEKRTIIAPSLLTADFSKLKEEITEVEKLGAEYLHLDVMDGNFVPNISFGAPVISSLRKHSNLVFDVHLMVNEPDYLIEGFAQFSDIITVHAEATKHLNRTIQLIKSFGKKVGVALNPSTPLDVIKYDLDNIDMVLIMTVNPGFGGQKFIPEMLQKIKDLRKINENIDIEVDGGINAETAKLVKEAGANVLVAGSYIFSGNYKEKIESLK
- the rsgA gene encoding ribosome small subunit-dependent GTPase A; amino-acid sequence: MKGFYYVLDENSKNLNEENIYECKLRGTLKVKNDKMNCIIGDIVEFDEKEKVIEKIEKRKNFLYRPLIANIDFIGILFAIKSPNFDFTNFQKMLLNANSQNIPAVLILSKIDLVSKEELEEFFNKFKQIFKETISIFPISTETNTGITELQQYINKKSVVISGPSGAGKSTLINTLIGEEVLATNDVSQKTKKGRHTTIESRFFMSAPHSYIIDTPGFSTLDFPKLEEKKELEKLFPEFLEFIPNCKFRNCIHVNEPNCAIKENVENSNISQERYDFYLYSLQNIRFNK
- a CDS encoding MarR family winged helix-turn-helix transcriptional regulator, which gives rise to MYEKIETLLDKFYKTYYKIEEINLNQVIKCLTTSELHVIEAIGENEITMNELSDKLGITMGTASVAVNKLTDKQFLKRSRSDVDRRKVFVKLTSKGKVALNYHGDFHSNILEKITDDIPSKKLETFIEVFETIVKNLDKVKKDIQPESILNFEKDDLVQVSSIKGSVAIRKYLNEKGVMIKSLIKILNIDKYLITLLVDGDEKILNIEDAENIMVRKNAL
- a CDS encoding Abi family protein encodes the protein MMARDEFLTFREQVKLFKDRGMIITDEEKAEKILQFINYYKLKECSLPYFKNGQYTQDITFDEILTRFYENKNLRINLLRLTEKVEISLKTKFSYLIGEKFGAYGYLDFYKWVDKTEYCRHFRAFKEKDFKKRIDRSLGNSKNELLETYKQNHNKIPIWLVTDILTFGEILDLYKLLYKKYQNKIAKEHNLSGIIYLSWLENINLIRNLSAHNSNIVDIKFSTKPKILDKFKNKLYFVNSKISNRIGVSILILEYLIFVINLKYPGGAIRKSLKKLCRNKTDEEAQKLGFKDFEIIKNLKI